In Methanomicrobiales archaeon, a genomic segment contains:
- a CDS encoding methanogenesis marker 6 protein translates to MTEYTPEHIGTVTKYVFVESPTLTAGELALRAYEVSRGAMIKETCFGLQVSGEPEEVERIIAHVRSFDPCHIFVKDRAFPPGDPRRCRANLGGARPGFHGLEYEFRHLRNVSAGLEELERREEGKLEEEEREPVCIPERPRLGIRRLIELMEAEES, encoded by the coding sequence GTGACCGAGTATACTCCCGAGCATATCGGAACCGTAACGAAGTACGTCTTCGTGGAATCCCCCACGCTGACAGCGGGAGAGCTGGCGCTCCGGGCCTACGAGGTCTCCCGCGGGGCGATGATCAAGGAGACCTGTTTCGGGCTTCAGGTGAGCGGCGAACCCGAGGAAGTCGAGCGGATCATCGCTCACGTCCGCTCATTCGATCCCTGTCACATCTTCGTCAAGGATCGGGCATTTCCGCCGGGCGATCCACGGCGCTGCCGCGCGAACCTGGGGGGGGCCCGTCCCGGGTTCCACGGGCTGGAGTACGAGTTCCGCCACCTGCGGAACGTCTCCGCCGGCCTCGAAGAACTGGAGCGGCGGGAAGAGGGGAAGCTGGAAGAGGAGGAGAGAGAGCCTGTTTGTATCCCGGAGAGGCCCCGGCTCGGCATCCGCCGTCTGATCGAACTGATGGAGGCAGAGGAGTCCTGA
- a CDS encoding methanogenesis marker 3 protein, with amino-acid sequence MEIHLDGKRVEVDAGATLQDILPGRDPRCAVAVIVPRAAEAEQTRSLQVATSGGEVVVELLDPAQASPIISAIGGPLPIQWADRYAAAFGPFPSGIRPDRAPHLYERGDVILGCSGYDPARSALVFSRMRHVADHGAAADGGVIGRVVSGRGVIDRWSPGAALERMERIVSVADTSRSFTTTDGSLLLEEGMQVISYVAAAAEGYEPGRIDTHSAASVEHLLWSVQDGHFRVGRATSTHIMDPTPAGIGVPAEHPSARREGTITARAGGRSQGALYIYRTDLPGTPAHTVVGQVTHGIELAKLATEGDILCLQVSPERCDMIGLTVQEARRIGAARNIAVDVDAPSGDWVVVDQDPPTTLEVLAAGRVRLKSVSAGKVVDVALDDRHAPLTVKVFRSVTGLDRRRVGTMPLFFHFEDVYLFKPRLGEGMKIIPENTPVGRVERAVLAMTNDSRRGAGMVGVRTEASTEFGPTSEPFDGTNIIGTVIDMDKLKGVREKETVYIREVRE; translated from the coding sequence ATGGAGATCCACCTCGATGGAAAGCGGGTGGAAGTGGATGCGGGGGCTACCCTGCAGGATATCCTGCCCGGACGGGATCCCCGCTGCGCCGTCGCCGTCATCGTGCCGAGGGCTGCCGAGGCGGAGCAGACCCGATCCCTGCAGGTCGCCACGAGCGGCGGCGAGGTGGTGGTCGAGCTCCTGGACCCGGCGCAGGCATCCCCGATCATCTCCGCGATTGGGGGACCCCTCCCGATCCAGTGGGCGGATCGGTACGCGGCTGCGTTCGGCCCGTTCCCGTCCGGCATCAGGCCCGACCGCGCACCGCACCTCTACGAGCGAGGGGACGTGATCCTGGGGTGCAGCGGCTACGATCCCGCCCGATCCGCCCTGGTCTTCTCGCGGATGCGCCATGTGGCCGATCACGGCGCCGCCGCGGACGGGGGCGTCATCGGCAGGGTGGTCAGCGGACGCGGAGTGATCGACCGCTGGTCTCCCGGAGCCGCCCTGGAGCGGATGGAGCGGATCGTCAGTGTTGCCGACACCAGCCGCTCGTTCACGACGACGGACGGAAGCCTCCTCCTGGAGGAGGGGATGCAGGTCATATCCTACGTCGCCGCCGCCGCCGAGGGCTACGAGCCCGGGCGGATCGATACGCACAGCGCTGCGAGCGTCGAGCATCTCCTGTGGAGCGTGCAGGACGGCCACTTCCGCGTCGGGCGGGCCACCAGCACGCACATCATGGATCCGACGCCGGCCGGAATCGGCGTCCCCGCGGAGCATCCGTCCGCCCGCAGGGAGGGCACCATAACCGCCCGTGCGGGCGGAAGGTCGCAGGGCGCGCTCTACATCTACCGCACGGATCTGCCCGGGACGCCAGCCCACACTGTCGTCGGGCAGGTGACGCACGGGATCGAGCTGGCGAAGCTCGCGACGGAGGGGGATATCCTCTGCCTGCAGGTCTCGCCGGAGCGGTGTGACATGATCGGCCTTACGGTCCAGGAGGCCCGCCGCATCGGGGCGGCGCGCAACATTGCCGTCGACGTGGACGCACCCTCCGGTGACTGGGTGGTGGTCGACCAGGACCCCCCGACCACGCTGGAGGTGCTCGCGGCAGGACGGGTCCGCCTGAAGTCCGTCTCCGCCGGTAAGGTGGTGGATGTCGCACTCGACGATCGCCATGCTCCGCTGACAGTAAAAGTATTCCGCTCCGTCACGGGGCTGGACAGGCGCAGGGTGGGAACGATGCCCCTGTTCTTCCACTTCGAGGATGTATACCTATTCAAGCCACGGCTGGGAGAGGGAATGAAGATCATCCCGGAGAACACTCCTGTCGGTCGCGTCGAGCGCGCCGTTCTCGCGATGACCAACGACTCGCGGCGGGGAGCGGGAATGGTCGGGGTCAGAACGGAGGCGAGCACAGAGTTCGGGCCGACCTCCGAACCATTCGACGGCACGAACATCATCGGGACTGTAATAGACATGGATAAACTGAAAGGAGTAAGAGAGAAGGAGACGGTATACATCCGAGAGGTGAGGGAGTGA
- the atwA gene encoding methyl coenzyme M reductase system, component A2: MVPFITVENLSMHFNGKKALKNISFEVAEGEIFGVIGRSGAGKTVLMHLMRGVDQPPTSGRIIYHVAACDACSYLDMPSMAGKPCPKCPGTLKAVDVDFWGGKSEAMKRRIMRRTAIMFQRTFALYGNDRVIENVLRALDDVNYPEEKAINRAADLLDEVRLSHRMMHIARDLSGGEKQRVVLARQLAKEPIMLFADEPTGTLDPETASLVHETLLEATSKNHMGMVITSHFPQVIETVADRALLLADGEMIEIGPPAEVIGQFMSGLPEVEEYDAAKFGTKILIGRDVVKRYLSVDRGVVKAVNGVSFEVAEKEIFGIIGKSGAGKTTLSRIMAGIIEPTSGEMNIRIGDTWIDMTKPGIDQRGRAKEYIGLLHQEYDLYPHRTVLDNLTDAIGLEFPKELAVRKAVLTLRMAGFSEEKSREILDRYPGQLSEGERHRVALAQVLIREPRMVILDEPTGTMDPITKIDVKHSIITARDETDETFIVVSHDMEFVKDICDRIALMRGGRIIKIGPTAEVLESLTEEERMVMGKAAP; the protein is encoded by the coding sequence ATGGTCCCTTTCATTACGGTTGAGAACCTCTCCATGCATTTTAACGGAAAAAAGGCACTAAAGAATATCAGTTTTGAGGTGGCGGAGGGTGAAATATTTGGCGTCATCGGCAGGAGCGGTGCAGGAAAGACGGTGCTGATGCACCTCATGCGGGGGGTCGACCAGCCTCCCACCAGCGGGAGGATCATCTACCATGTCGCCGCATGCGATGCCTGCAGCTACCTGGATATGCCGAGTATGGCGGGGAAGCCCTGCCCGAAATGCCCCGGCACGCTGAAGGCGGTCGACGTGGACTTCTGGGGCGGGAAGAGCGAGGCGATGAAGCGCCGGATCATGCGCCGCACCGCCATCATGTTCCAGCGGACGTTCGCCCTCTACGGCAACGACCGGGTGATCGAGAACGTGCTGCGGGCGCTGGACGACGTCAACTACCCGGAGGAGAAAGCGATCAATCGGGCTGCCGACCTGCTGGACGAGGTCCGGCTCTCTCACCGCATGATGCACATCGCCCGGGACCTCTCCGGCGGGGAGAAGCAGCGGGTGGTGCTCGCCCGCCAGCTCGCCAAAGAGCCGATCATGCTCTTCGCCGACGAGCCCACGGGAACGCTCGATCCGGAGACGGCGAGTCTGGTGCACGAGACTCTCCTCGAAGCGACGAGCAAGAACCATATGGGGATGGTGATCACGTCCCACTTCCCGCAGGTGATCGAGACGGTCGCAGACCGGGCGCTCCTCCTGGCGGACGGGGAGATGATCGAGATCGGGCCGCCGGCAGAAGTGATCGGGCAGTTCATGTCCGGACTCCCGGAGGTTGAGGAGTACGACGCGGCGAAGTTCGGCACGAAGATCCTCATCGGACGGGATGTGGTGAAGCGTTACCTTTCCGTGGACCGTGGCGTGGTGAAAGCCGTCAATGGGGTCAGCTTCGAGGTTGCGGAGAAGGAGATCTTCGGGATTATCGGGAAGAGCGGTGCGGGCAAGACGACGCTCTCCCGGATCATGGCGGGGATCATCGAGCCGACGAGCGGGGAGATGAACATCCGCATCGGGGACACCTGGATCGACATGACCAAGCCGGGGATCGACCAGCGGGGGCGGGCGAAGGAGTATATCGGGCTGCTGCACCAGGAGTACGACCTCTACCCCCACCGCACCGTGCTCGACAACCTCACCGACGCGATCGGGCTCGAGTTCCCCAAGGAACTGGCGGTGCGCAAGGCCGTGCTCACGCTGCGCATGGCCGGCTTCTCCGAGGAGAAGAGCCGCGAGATCCTGGACCGCTACCCGGGCCAGCTCTCGGAGGGGGAGCGGCACCGCGTGGCCCTCGCCCAGGTGCTGATCCGCGAACCCCGCATGGTGATCCTGGACGAACCGACCGGCACCATGGACCCCATCACCAAGATCGACGTGAAACACTCCATCATCACCGCGCGGGACGAGACGGACGAGACGTTCATCGTCGTCTCGCACGACATGGAGTTCGTAAAGGACATATGTGACCGGATCGCCCTGATGCGGGGGGGGCGGATCATCAAGATCGGGCCTACGGCGGAGGTGCTGGAGAGTCTCACCGAAGAGGAGCGCATGGTCATGGGAAAGGCTGCCCCCTGA
- a CDS encoding HAD-IC family P-type ATPase, which produces MAIAVVFDSAGTLLRTYRAVKDVRSQKIHLDAETTILTYSSIHRVLVVLHVHSREIMETPPAKLLSEYLTENRIGFGIACARRVVVSEDVGDVLYNDRHATVRDIQDCIRAVWAQCKREAIVMMDSGAIVNFELKGIEFTVTSGGRPFRGAMDTIHALQKLGVATYIASGDRGEKLERIAEHLGVPIDRVYGTATPQIKAQIVEDLKREFDTVVMVGDGINDLPAMEKADVAILSEQQRCWRKPDELYRSADYIIQRVSDVVEIVRKLCPG; this is translated from the coding sequence ATGGCAATCGCGGTGGTGTTCGACAGCGCTGGAACGTTGCTCCGCACGTACCGTGCGGTGAAAGACGTGAGATCCCAGAAGATCCATCTCGATGCCGAGACGACGATCCTCACCTACAGTTCCATCCATCGGGTGCTCGTCGTGCTCCACGTCCACTCCCGCGAAATCATGGAAACGCCGCCCGCGAAACTCCTCTCGGAGTATCTGACCGAGAATCGGATCGGCTTCGGGATTGCCTGTGCCCGCAGGGTCGTCGTATCCGAAGACGTCGGCGATGTCCTCTACAACGACCGCCACGCGACAGTTCGAGACATCCAGGACTGCATCCGTGCGGTCTGGGCGCAGTGCAAACGGGAGGCCATCGTGATGATGGACAGCGGCGCCATCGTCAACTTTGAGTTGAAGGGTATCGAGTTCACCGTCACCTCCGGCGGGAGGCCATTCAGGGGGGCGATGGATACCATTCATGCCCTGCAGAAGCTGGGTGTCGCGACCTACATCGCCTCCGGCGATCGGGGGGAGAAGCTGGAACGGATTGCAGAGCATCTGGGAGTTCCCATCGACCGGGTCTACGGCACCGCGACGCCGCAGATCAAGGCGCAGATCGTCGAGGATCTGAAACGGGAGTTCGATACGGTGGTGATGGTGGGGGATGGCATCAACGATCTCCCTGCGATGGAGAAAGCGGATGTCGCCATCCTGTCCGAACAGCAGCGGTGCTGGAGAAAACCGGATGAACTCTACCGATCTGCCGACTACATCATCCAGAGGGTGTCGGACGTGGTCGAGATCGTGAGAAAACTCTGCCCCGGTTGA
- a CDS encoding ribose 1,5-bisphosphate isomerase — translation MRRRDTGNAGGTPASARVGSPLEETAEKIRRMEIRGAGRIARAAADALRVHAETVDARSLEAFREEMEAAAQRLVSTRPTAVSLPNAVHIVMAPLDQAGDVEEARRGIIERSVRFVESSLSAVERIGEIGAQHIQDGDVLMTHCNSEAALACICGAHRQGKEIEVYATEVRPGNQGRITIQWLNDAGIRTNYIVDSAVRYFINKVDKVFVGADAIAVNGAVVNKIGTSQVALAAHEARTNFIVAAETFKFAPRTIFGELVEIEERSGGEILPPEVAAALPHVRVRNPVFDVTPAAYVDFIITEQGAIPPTLAFIILREYLGWSVEEFHKEFLIDHRNPV, via the coding sequence ATGCGCAGGAGAGATACGGGGAACGCAGGAGGCACCCCCGCATCCGCGCGGGTCGGGAGCCCCCTGGAGGAGACGGCGGAGAAGATCCGGCGGATGGAGATCCGCGGGGCGGGACGGATTGCACGGGCAGCGGCGGATGCGTTGCGGGTGCATGCGGAGACCGTCGATGCCCGCAGCCTGGAGGCGTTCCGGGAGGAGATGGAGGCGGCAGCCCAGAGGCTGGTCTCCACGCGGCCGACGGCGGTCTCCCTGCCGAACGCGGTTCACATCGTGATGGCGCCCCTCGACCAGGCCGGAGACGTCGAGGAGGCCCGCCGCGGCATCATCGAGCGTTCGGTGCGGTTCGTCGAGTCCTCCCTCTCGGCGGTCGAGCGGATCGGGGAAATTGGAGCCCAGCACATCCAGGACGGCGACGTCCTCATGACCCACTGCAACTCCGAGGCGGCGCTCGCCTGCATCTGCGGAGCGCACCGCCAGGGAAAGGAGATCGAGGTCTATGCCACAGAGGTTCGGCCCGGGAACCAGGGGAGGATCACCATCCAGTGGCTGAACGATGCCGGGATCCGGACCAACTACATCGTGGACTCGGCGGTCCGCTACTTCATCAACAAAGTCGACAAGGTCTTCGTGGGCGCGGATGCCATCGCCGTCAACGGCGCCGTCGTCAACAAGATCGGAACCTCGCAGGTCGCGCTCGCCGCCCACGAGGCACGCACCAACTTCATCGTTGCCGCCGAGACTTTCAAGTTCGCCCCGCGAACCATCTTCGGGGAGCTCGTGGAGATCGAGGAAAGGAGCGGGGGCGAGATCCTGCCGCCGGAGGTTGCTGCCGCTCTCCCCCACGTGCGTGTTCGCAACCCGGTCTTCGATGTGACGCCGGCCGCCTACGTGGACTTCATCATCACCGAACAGGGGGCGATCCCGCCCACCCTGGCGTTCATCATCCTGCGGGAGTACCTGGGCTGGAGCGTCGAGGAATTCCATAAGGAATTTTTGATCGACCATCGAAACCCGGTATGA
- the dapF gene encoding diaminopimelate epimerase, with amino-acid sequence MDIQFTKLQGNGNDFILIDEREGEVIPDEMKGKFALLYCDRRFGVGADGVIYLQKSESADIRMRLFQPDESEAEMCGNGIRCLAKYAFDNEYVKEKCTVETPAGRIGVQMWYSEEGEFWARVQLNRPAFQRPEIPATGEGEYREEINNLTVHAVNTGVPHAVVFVDEIGAVDIGAVAPPIRNHPTFPRGANVNFVERGEGDTLRLRTFERGVEAETTSCGTGAAAAAAIAHRLGLVGDTVPVETTGGPLVIRIGDTLELEGPAYTVYSGFIPC; translated from the coding sequence ATGGACATACAGTTCACCAAACTGCAGGGCAACGGCAATGACTTCATCCTGATCGACGAGCGCGAGGGAGAGGTGATCCCCGATGAGATGAAGGGAAAGTTCGCCCTGCTCTACTGCGACCGAAGATTCGGTGTGGGTGCCGATGGGGTGATCTATCTCCAGAAGTCCGAATCGGCGGACATCCGCATGCGCCTCTTCCAGCCGGACGAGAGCGAGGCGGAGATGTGCGGCAACGGAATCCGCTGCCTGGCGAAGTACGCCTTCGACAACGAGTACGTCAAAGAGAAGTGCACGGTCGAGACGCCGGCCGGGCGGATTGGGGTGCAGATGTGGTACTCGGAGGAGGGGGAGTTCTGGGCGCGGGTGCAGCTGAACCGTCCCGCGTTCCAGCGGCCCGAGATTCCCGCCACGGGCGAGGGGGAGTACCGGGAGGAGATCAACAACCTCACCGTGCATGCGGTCAATACCGGCGTTCCCCATGCCGTCGTCTTCGTGGACGAGATTGGGGCGGTGGACATCGGCGCGGTCGCGCCGCCCATCCGGAACCATCCCACGTTTCCCCGCGGCGCCAACGTGAACTTCGTCGAACGGGGTGAGGGGGATACGTTGCGGCTGCGTACGTTCGAGAGAGGTGTCGAGGCGGAGACCACCAGCTGCGGCACCGGCGCCGCCGCCGCGGCGGCGATCGCCCACAGGCTCGGCCTGGTTGGCGATACGGTCCCCGTGGAGACGACGGGAGGGCCGCTCGTGATCCGCATCGGGGATACTCTCGAACTGGAGGGGCCGGCCTATACGGTCTACTCCGGATTCATACCCTGCTGA
- the radB gene encoding DNA repair and recombination protein RadB produces the protein MNAERMPMGVEALDDLLGGGLERRSLTQVYGEPGSGKSTICIIAAVAALKSGKGVIFFDTEGFSVERFRQIAGEDAEELAGNLFIYEPADFDRQGLMIAESETLLRRGTVGLIVVDSATALYRTELGETRDAQRKLARQMIHLLGLAKKYDLPVLITNQVYIDVDTEEFRGLGGTALLHLSKTIVRIEKRDGFRRAVLVKHRSLPEGTYFDFVITGEGISRV, from the coding sequence ATGAACGCGGAGAGGATGCCGATGGGGGTGGAGGCGCTGGATGATCTCCTGGGAGGGGGACTCGAACGGCGGTCCCTGACGCAGGTCTACGGGGAGCCGGGATCCGGGAAGAGCACGATCTGCATCATCGCCGCGGTCGCCGCCTTGAAGAGCGGAAAGGGAGTGATCTTCTTCGATACCGAGGGGTTCTCCGTTGAACGGTTCCGGCAGATCGCCGGGGAGGATGCGGAAGAGCTCGCCGGGAACCTCTTCATCTACGAACCTGCGGACTTCGACCGCCAGGGTCTGATGATCGCCGAGAGCGAGACGCTCCTCCGCCGGGGGACTGTGGGGCTGATCGTCGTCGACTCGGCCACAGCTCTCTACCGCACGGAGCTGGGAGAGACCCGGGACGCCCAGCGGAAGCTCGCTCGCCAGATGATCCACCTCCTCGGGCTGGCAAAGAAGTACGACCTGCCTGTGCTGATCACCAACCAGGTGTACATAGACGTGGACACTGAAGAGTTCCGCGGCCTCGGGGGGACTGCGCTCCTCCACCTTTCCAAGACGATCGTCCGCATCGAGAAGCGGGATGGGTTCCGGAGGGCGGTGCTGGTCAAGCACCGCTCCCTGCCCGAAGGGACCTATTTTGACTTCGTGATCACGGGGGAGGGCATCAGCAGGGTATGA
- the larC gene encoding nickel pincer cofactor biosynthesis protein LarC: MRILLFDPFHGAAGDMVTAALLALGADRSLVIEAMRSVVAEPTVEEVERGGIRSILISTHATATSRSLAEVLARVNEARAPPPAVAMARRVFLRLHEAEASIHGERPHFHEVGADDAIADVLGACTALHSLRVDGVAVLPILLGGGEISGSHGAVPVPAPATAAILQRSGLQVRAGRSTDGELCTPTGAALLSEFSSLEPPHGPLRIRAVGYGAGRRDTPGIPNVLRAMIVDTDSAFERDCVDVLETNVDDVSGEVLSHTLSRLMDAGARDASAVPLMMKKGRIGFLVRVISLPPDTLRLAEILAEELGTLGIRCSTAVHRLITRRTIEPVALRLQGRDFSVDVKCSYMRDRLVSLKPEFEQVRRWAEELHLPIRDVMREAETAAREKLGEEQIR, encoded by the coding sequence ATGCGGATTCTTCTGTTCGACCCCTTTCACGGCGCCGCCGGCGACATGGTGACCGCAGCGCTGCTCGCACTCGGAGCGGACCGATCCCTGGTGATCGAGGCAATGCGGTCGGTAGTGGCGGAGCCGACCGTGGAGGAGGTGGAGCGGGGCGGCATCCGGAGTATACTGATCTCCACCCATGCCACGGCGACGTCTCGCTCTCTTGCGGAGGTGCTCGCCCGGGTGAATGAGGCAAGGGCACCGCCGCCCGCCGTCGCCATGGCCCGGAGAGTGTTCCTGCGGCTGCACGAGGCCGAAGCCAGCATTCACGGGGAGCGGCCCCACTTCCACGAGGTGGGCGCGGACGACGCGATCGCAGACGTCCTGGGCGCCTGCACTGCCCTCCACTCACTGCGGGTCGACGGGGTCGCCGTCCTTCCCATCCTGCTGGGAGGCGGTGAGATCTCCGGTAGCCACGGGGCGGTGCCCGTGCCGGCTCCGGCGACGGCTGCCATCCTGCAGCGGTCGGGATTGCAGGTGAGAGCGGGCAGATCCACGGACGGCGAGCTCTGCACGCCCACCGGTGCAGCGCTTCTCTCGGAGTTCTCCAGCCTGGAACCACCGCACGGCCCCCTCCGCATCCGGGCGGTCGGTTACGGAGCCGGAAGGCGGGATACACCGGGGATCCCCAACGTCCTCCGGGCGATGATCGTGGATACCGACAGCGCCTTCGAACGCGATTGCGTGGACGTGCTGGAGACCAACGTGGACGACGTAAGCGGCGAGGTGCTCTCCCACACCCTCTCCCGCCTGATGGACGCGGGGGCGCGGGATGCGAGCGCGGTGCCGCTGATGATGAAGAAGGGGCGGATCGGGTTTCTGGTGCGGGTGATCTCGTTGCCCCCGGACACGCTGCGGCTGGCGGAGATCCTGGCAGAAGAGCTCGGCACCCTCGGGATCCGCTGCAGCACCGCTGTCCACCGCCTGATCACGAGGAGGACGATCGAACCGGTCGCCCTGCGTCTGCAGGGGCGGGATTTTTCGGTCGACGTGAAGTGCAGTTACATGCGGGATCGGCTCGTCAGCCTCAAACCGGAGTTCGAACAGGTGCGGAGGTGGGCAGAGGAGCTGCACTTGCCCATCCGGGACGTGATGCGGGAAGCAGAAACGGCTGCCCGTGAGAAACTGGGCGAGGAGCAGATTCGATGA
- a CDS encoding CDC48 family AAA ATPase, with product MPETYLKVDSAYPEDQGGGKARLDPDTMLQLRISPGNIVFIEGKRRTVAKVWRSMVSDWQQGKVRIDNFTRANAGTSIGDRVRVAPVGEEVEARRVVLAPPEDLPRQLPINYNTAVNRLIDFPIMKNDTVPIQAGLPFMQPQLVAFKAVVVEPENAVIITKNTRIEFSEKPAVGFEGVKRLSYEDIGGLKDELQRVRETIELPMRHPELFRKLGIDPPKGVLLYGPPGTGKTLIAKAVASESGAHFISIAGPEVISKYYGESEQRLREVFEEARQNAPSIIFIDELDSIAPRREEVTGEVERRVVAQLLTMMDGLQERGQVVVIGATNRVDAIDPALRRPGRFDREIEITVPNENDRREILRIHTRGMPLAEDVDLERLAQQTHGFVGADLAALAREGAIRALRRYLPDIDLDEEEIPPEILEEMQVKNSDFREAQRDVGPSAMREVLLEVPHTSWEEVGGLESAKQEVREAVEYPLTQRERFEDLGIDPPKGVLLYGPPGTGKTLIARAVATESGANFIPVRGPQLLSKWVGESERAVREVFKRARQVAPAIIFFDELDALAPARGTVSESHVLESVLNQILTEMDGLMELRSVAVMGATNRPDIVDPALLRPGRFDRLVYVGEPDEEGRRSILRIHIRYMPIAGSAIEAIVDRTDGWDEGQLESLFERLGTDRPVTPEEIVKAIEGIPAGSGEGMRRGQRRRKIVDQLHAQRLQLEDPVRDALIASVASRTPGYVGSDLETLAREAGMFAMRDGSPAVEARHFEEAAKKVHPTMNDRLRESYSRFQEFFKGGLPQKDQPIEYQ from the coding sequence ATGCCTGAGACATACCTGAAAGTGGACAGCGCCTATCCCGAGGATCAGGGCGGTGGCAAGGCCCGCCTCGACCCGGACACCATGCTGCAGCTCCGCATCTCCCCCGGCAATATTGTCTTCATCGAGGGGAAGCGGAGGACGGTGGCCAAGGTCTGGCGATCCATGGTGAGCGACTGGCAGCAGGGGAAGGTGCGCATCGACAACTTTACGCGGGCGAACGCCGGGACCAGCATCGGGGACCGGGTGCGGGTCGCCCCCGTCGGGGAGGAGGTCGAGGCGAGACGGGTGGTCCTGGCCCCGCCCGAGGATCTGCCGCGTCAGCTCCCCATCAACTATAACACCGCGGTGAACCGCCTGATCGATTTCCCCATCATGAAGAACGACACCGTGCCCATCCAGGCCGGCCTGCCCTTCATGCAGCCCCAGCTGGTCGCGTTCAAGGCGGTCGTCGTGGAGCCCGAGAATGCGGTGATCATCACGAAGAACACCCGGATCGAGTTCTCCGAGAAGCCGGCCGTCGGGTTCGAGGGGGTGAAGAGGCTCTCCTACGAGGATATCGGTGGCTTGAAAGACGAACTCCAGCGGGTGCGGGAGACGATCGAACTTCCCATGCGCCACCCCGAACTCTTCCGGAAACTCGGGATCGATCCGCCGAAGGGCGTGCTCCTCTACGGCCCGCCGGGTACGGGCAAGACTCTGATCGCGAAGGCGGTGGCGAGCGAGAGCGGCGCCCACTTCATCTCCATCGCCGGGCCCGAGGTGATATCCAAGTACTACGGCGAGAGCGAGCAGCGGCTCCGCGAGGTCTTCGAGGAGGCCCGCCAGAACGCTCCCTCCATCATCTTCATCGACGAGCTGGACAGCATCGCACCCCGCCGCGAGGAGGTGACGGGCGAGGTGGAGCGCCGCGTGGTCGCCCAGCTGCTGACGATGATGGACGGGCTGCAGGAGCGGGGGCAGGTGGTCGTGATCGGCGCCACGAACCGGGTGGATGCCATCGACCCGGCGCTCCGCCGCCCGGGACGGTTCGATCGCGAGATCGAGATCACAGTCCCGAACGAGAACGACAGGAGAGAGATCCTGCGTATCCATACCCGCGGCATGCCCCTGGCCGAAGACGTGGATCTGGAGAGGCTTGCCCAGCAGACCCACGGTTTCGTGGGCGCCGATCTTGCGGCTCTCGCCCGGGAGGGGGCGATCCGTGCCCTGCGCAGGTATCTCCCGGATATCGACCTCGACGAAGAGGAGATACCGCCCGAGATCCTGGAGGAGATGCAGGTGAAGAACAGCGACTTCCGGGAGGCGCAACGGGACGTGGGGCCGAGCGCGATGCGGGAGGTCCTGCTCGAAGTGCCCCACACCTCCTGGGAGGAGGTCGGGGGGCTGGAATCTGCCAAGCAGGAGGTGCGGGAGGCGGTGGAGTATCCCCTCACCCAGCGCGAGCGGTTCGAGGACCTGGGGATCGATCCGCCGAAGGGCGTGCTCCTCTACGGCCCGCCGGGCACGGGCAAGACTCTGATCGCCCGGGCGGTGGCGACCGAGAGCGGGGCGAACTTCATCCCGGTGCGGGGGCCCCAGCTCCTGTCGAAGTGGGTGGGGGAGAGCGAACGTGCGGTGCGCGAGGTCTTCAAGCGGGCCCGGCAGGTCGCTCCGGCGATCATCTTCTTCGACGAGCTGGACGCCCTCGCACCCGCCCGCGGCACGGTGAGCGAGTCGCATGTGCTGGAGAGCGTCCTGAACCAGATCCTGACCGAGATGGACGGTCTGATGGAGCTCCGCTCGGTGGCGGTGATGGGCGCGACAAACCGCCCGGATATCGTGGACCCGGCACTCCTCCGCCCCGGGCGGTTCGACCGCCTGGTCTACGTCGGCGAACCGGACGAGGAGGGGCGGCGGAGCATCCTGCGCATTCACATCCGCTACATGCCCATCGCGGGTTCTGCGATCGAGGCGATCGTCGATCGCACCGATGGCTGGGACGAGGGTCAGCTGGAGAGCCTCTTCGAACGTCTGGGGACCGACCGCCCGGTCACACCCGAAGAGATCGTGAAGGCAATCGAAGGCATACCCGCCGGATCCGGCGAGGGGATGCGGCGGGGTCAGCGCCGCCGGAAGATCGTCGACCAGCTCCATGCCCAGCGGCTGCAGCTCGAGGATCCCGTCCGCGACGCCCTGATCGCCTCGGTCGCCTCCCGAACGCCGGGGTATGTGGGTTCGGATCTGGAGACGCTGGCCCGGGAGGCCGGCATGTTCGCGATGCGGGACGGTTCTCCCGCCGTCGAAGCGCGGCACTTCGAGGAGGCGGCAAAGAAGGTGCATCCCACCATGAACGACCGCCTGCGGGAGAGCTACAGCCGCTTCCAGGAGTTCTTCAAGGGCGGTCTGCCGCAGAAGGACCAGCCGATCGAGTACCAGTAA